CGCTCGGCGGCGGTCACCTCGCCGGCCCAGAAGAGGAACTCCAGGGCCTGCTTGACCGCCGACCAGTTCCAGCCCCAGTGGCCGGTCGGCCGGGGCGCGTCGTGCTCGATCTCGGCGGCGGTCAGCGGCCCGCGGGCGGCCACCTCGTCGCGGACCCAGGCGACCAGCTCCGGCTGCTCCCGGGCGATCCGCCGCATGTTGCCCCAGGCGTGGTCGTGGGCCTTCGCCATCCGCCAGCGCAGCGCGGCGTGCAGCCCGACCGGCACCAGCGACGCCTCGTGGCCCCAGTACTCGAAGAGCTCCCGGGGCCGGCGGTAGGCGGCCGAGTCGAGCAGCGTGGTCGGGTAGGGCCCGAGCCGGCTGTAGAGCGGCAGGTAGTGGGCGCGTTGCAGGACGTTGACCGAGTCCATCTGGATCAGCCCGACCCGGTCGAGCACCCGGCGCAGGTGCCGTCGGGTGGGCACGCCGGTGGGCGCCGGGTCGGCGAAGCCCTGGGCGGCGAGGGCGACCCTGCGGGCCTGGGCGAGCGAGAGCGATTCCGGTGCGGCCATCGTCGGGCACCCTATTCCACGGGTACGACGGACGAGCCGCACCGTCGTACGGAGCGGCCACTGGACCGATCGCCCGCAGGGGCATACAACGGACAGATGCTGACCATCCGCCGGGGGGAGCCGGACGACGCCGAGGCGATCGCCCGGGTGCACATCCGCAGCTGGCAGAGCGGCTACGCCGGGATCATCCCCGACGAGGTGCTGGCCCGGCTCAACCCGGCGGCCTGGGCGCAGCGCCGCCGGGACGTCGGCACCGCCGACCCGGAGCACCCGTTCACCACCCTGGTCACCGAGGTGGACGGCGTGATCACCGGCTTCGCCACCTTCGGGCCGTACCGCAACGACCAGGACCGCGCCGACCTCGACCTCAGCTACGGCGAGATCGTCACCATGTACGTCGAGCCGGCCCGCTGGGGCACCGGCCACGGCCGGGCGCTGCTGGCGGCGGCGCGGGCGGGGCTGGCCGGGCGGGGCTGGACCGAGTACCGGCTCTGGGTGCTGGCCGACAACGTGCGGGCCCGCCACTTCTACGAGCGGGCCGGCCTGTCAACCGACGGCGTGGAGTCCGTCTACCGGGTGCCGCTGCACGGCGGGCGGGACCCGCTCGGACTCGTCGAGCTGCGCTACACCGCCCGCCTCGACGGCTGACCCGGCCGGACCCGGCTGCCCGGCCGCCCCGGTCGGCTCCGGTGCCCGACCCGGCCCGGCCGCCTCCGGCGTGGCCCAGCGACGGATCGGCAGGCCGAGCAGGAGCGCCAGGCTGATCCAGACGTACGTGTTGCTGCCCAGGAAGCCGTCCACGCCGGTGAAGTCCTTCTCCCAGGCCCAGACGATCCGGCTGATCAGGAAGGCGTACCCGACGATCGCGGCACCGAGCAGGACGCGCCGCCGCCGGCTGCCGGCGGGCGCCGCCATGCCGTTGTCCACCAGCAGGATCAGGCCGGGGATCAGCCAGACCAGGTGGTGCACCCAGGTGACCGGGCTGACCAGGCACATCATCGCGCCGGTCAGCGCCAGCCCGGTGGCCTCGTCGCCGACCGCCACCGCGGCCCGGGACCGCCACGCCCAGACGGCGAGGGTGAGCAGCACCAGTACCAGCCAGGCCAGCGTGCTCGGGTGCTCCGGGTGCAGCCGGGCGACCACCCCGCGCAGCGACTGGTTGGAGACGAAGGCCAGCTCACCGACCCGGTCGGTGTTCCACAGTGCCGCGGTCCAGAACTCCCGGGACGCGTCCGGGAAGAGCGCGGCGGCGAGCAGGCTGGCCCCGGCGGCGGCGCCCATCGCCGTGAACGCGGCCCGGAAGCGACGGGTGACCAGCAGATAGACGATGAAGACGCCGGGGGTCAGCTTGATCGCCGTGGCCAGCCCGATGCCCACCCCGGCCCACCGGTTGCCGGCCGGCAGCAGCCGCAGCAGGTCCACCGCCACCAGGAAGAGCAGCAGCATGTTGACCTGGCCGAAGTTGACCGTCTCCCGCATCGGCTCGAAGGCGGCGGCCAGGCAGAGCGCCACGGCCAGGGCGAACCAGCGGGTCCAGCCGACCCGGCGGGCGACGGGGTCGACCAGCCACCGCAGCAGCACGACGCTGACCACCACGGTCGCGGCCACGCTCACCGTGATCGCCGCCGCCCACGGCAGGTACGCCATCGGCAGCATCACCAGGGCGGCGAACGGCGGATAGGTGAAGCCGTACTGGGTGCCGGGCTTGAGGAAGTCGTAGATCTCCCCGCCGTCGTGCGTCCACCAGGTCAACGCGCCGTAGTAGACCTTCAGGTCGAAGAAGCCGTGCCGTACGGCCGCGACCGAGAGGAAGGCGGCCGTCGCGGCGGCGAGCACCAGCACGATGACGACCTGCCCGAACGTCCGCCTGGCACCCTGCGCCACCGTCGTCTCCCTCGCCCTGCGTAGGCTCCTGTGCCATGGCCCTGGGGTACGTCCGGCCGGCGCGTCCCGAGGACGCCGGCGAGATCGCACGAATCCAGCTCGCGACCTGGCGGGTCGCCTATCGCCGGATCCTGCCCCGGCACGTGCTGGACAACCTGGACGAGGCGTTCCTCGCCCGGCGGTGGAGCGCGGCGGTGCAGGAGCCGCCCTCGGCCGCACACCGGGTGCTGGTCGCCGTCGAACAGGCCGAGCAATCGTATCTGGTGGGGTTCGTCGCATCCGGCCCGGCCGACGCCGAGGCGCTCGCCCCGGGGGAGCCGACCGACGCGCTCGCCGACGGCGTGGTGGCGGTGACCGACCTGCTGGTCGAGCCGCGCTGGGGCCGGCGGGGCCACGGCAGCCGGCTGCTCTCCGCCGCGGTGGACCAGTGGCGCTCCGACGGCCTCGGCCGGGCGGTGGCCTGGGTGTTCGACGGCGACGAGGCGACCCGGAAGTTCCTCACCAGCACCGGCTGGGAGCCGGACGGCGCGGCCCGGGCGCTGGACGTGGACGACCTCCTGGTCCCCCAGCTCCGCCTGCACGTCGCCGTCCCCGCGGAGGAGACCGGCACCCCCTGACCCCATCGTCGATCAGGGAGTTCGCGTCGGCAACGGAGATCGGCTCCGCCGCGCGGGGTCGGCGAGGCGGCGGCGTCAGGAGAGGGTGAGTTCGGCGACCAGTTCGTCGTCCGCCGTGGCGCCGGTGGGGGTGAAGCCCAGGGAGCCGTAGAGGGTGGCGGCGGAGACGTTGTCGGGGTGGTAGGAGAGACGGATCGGCTGGTGGCCGTCCTGCGCGGCCAGCCAGTCGGTGAGGGTACGCACGGCGGCGCGACCGACCCCCCGGCCCTGCTCGGACGCGTCGACCACCATGCCGCCCAGCCAGCGCGAACCGTCGTCGTCCACCCCCCACATGACGTGCCCGACGACCGTGTCGTCCGCGTACACGGCCACCGACGTCCAGACCTCGGAACGCATGCTGAGCAGCAGGTAGCGGGCCGCCAGCGCAGCCACCCAGTCCCGCTGGTCGTCGCGGGGCGCCACGTCGGCCACCGCCCGCCAGTTGTCGTCGTCCACCGGGCGCAGCGTCACGTGCCGCCCTGCCCGGTCACGCAGCCCTGAATCGATCATGGGCGGCAGCCTAGGCGAGGGCCCGGCCGGCGACGACCGGTTTCCGCCCGGCCGGCCCGTCGGCCGGGCGGGCCGACCGGTCAGTCGAGCAGGGCGTCCAGGCCGAGGGTCAGGCCCGGCCGGGTGCGCACCGCGCGGACCGCGAGCAGCACGCCGGGCATGAACGAGACCCGGTCGTACGAGTCGTGCCGGATGGTCAGCGTCTCCCCCAGGGTGCCGAAGAGCACCTCCTGGTGCGCGACCAGCCCGGTGGCCCGGACGGCGTGCACGCGTACCCCGTCGATCTCGGCACCCCGCGCGCCGGCCACCTCGTCCTTCGTGGCGTCCGGGGTGGGACCGAGACCGGCCTCCGCCCGGGCCGCGGCGACCAGCCGGGCGGTGTGGGTGGCGGTGCCGCTCGGGGCGTCGAGCTTGCGCGGGTGGTGCTGCTCGATGATCTCGACCGACTCGAAGTGGCGGGCCGCGCGGGCGGCGAACTGCATCATCAGCACCGCGCCGATGCCGAAGTTGGGGGCGATCACCACACCGACGCCGGGCTTGCGCTCCAGCCAGCCACGGACCTGGTCCAGCCGCTGCTCGGTGAAGCCGGTGGTGCCCACCACGGCGCTGATGCCCTGGTCGATGCACCACTGGAGGTTGTCCATGACGACGTCGGGCGTGGTGAAGTCGACCACCACCTCGGCACCGGCGTCGGCGGCGTTGAACAGCCAGTCGCCCTGGTCGACCATCGCCACCAGGTCCATGTCGGCGGCGGCGTCGACGGCCCGGCACACCTCCGCGCCCATCCGCCCCCGGGCCCCCAGCACGCCGACCCGGATCGGTTCGACAGTGCTCTTCTCCTGCTCGTCAGTCACGGGGCACAACCTATCCCAATCGGGACGCCGCTCTCCCGGGGACCGAAGCAGCGTCCGCTCAGCGGGAGACGGAGAAGGCGCCGGAGTCGAAGGGACCGACCACGGCGAGGGACATCGGCCGGCTGAGCAGCTCGGCGGCGAGCGTGTTCACGTCGTCCAGGGTGACCGCGTCGACCCGGCGGAGCAGCTCGTCGACCGGCATCAGGTCGCCGTAGAGCAGCTCACCCTTGGCCAGCCGGCTCATCCGGGAACCGGTGTCCTCCAGGCCCAGCACGAACGAGCCCTTGCTCATCCCCTTGCCCCGGGCCAGCTCCGCCTCGGTGATCCCCTCGGCGGCCACCCGGGCCAGCTCGGCGCGGGTCAGCTCCAGCACCTCGTCCACCTTGCCGGGGGCGCAGCCCGCGTACACGGCGAAGAGGCCGCTGTCGGCGTACTGGCTGGCGTAGGAGTAGACCGAGTAGGCCAGGCCGCGCCGCTCCCGGATCTCCTGGAACAGCCGGCTCGACATGCCGCCGCCGAGCACGTTGTTGAGCACCCCGAGGGCGAAGCGCCGCTCGTCGGTGCGGTCGATGCCGGGGCAGCCGAGGATGACGTGCGCCTGCTCGGTCTCCTTCGGCTCGACCACGGTCGCGGCCGGCTTCGTGCGTACCGCCGGGGTGGCCGCGCGGTGCGGAGCCGGCGCGGCCGGGTCGGTGTCCAGCGGGGTGCCGCGCAGCGCCTGCCGGACCAGCTTGACCACGGCGGTGTGGTCGAGGTTGCCGGCCGCCGCGATGACGATCTGCGGCGGGGTGTAGCGCCGCCGGTAGAAGCTCTGGATCTGGCGACGGCTCATCGGGGTGACCGTCTCCTCGGTGCCGGAGATCAGCCGGCCGAGGGGGTGGTCGCCGTAGACGGCGCGGGCGAAGAGGTCGTGCACCTCGTCGCCGGGCTCGTCGTCGTGCATGGCGATCTCTTCGAGGATGACGCCGCGCTCGGTCTCCACGTCGGCCGGCTCCAGCACCGAGTCGGCGACCGCGTCGCACATCACGTCGATGGCCAGCGGCAGGTCCTCGTCCAGCACCCGGGCGTAGTAGCAGGTGTATTCCTTGGTGGTGAAGGCGTTGGTCTCACCGCCCACCGCCTCGATCTCCGCGGAGATGTCCAGCGCGCTGCGCTTCTTGGTGCCCTTGAAGAGCAGGTGCTCCAGGAAGTGCGCGGCACCCGCCTGCGGGCCGGTCTCGTCGCGGGAACCGACCGCCACCCAGATACCGAACGAGACGCTGCGCATCGCCGGGATCGCCTCGGTGAGCACGCGCAGGCCGCTCGGCAGCACGGTACGGCGTACGGTGCCGCCCAGCGGATCGTCGCTCAGGGTGCGGGTGACCGCCCGGGCCGGGGCACCGCCCCGGGCCGGCTCCGACGCGGCGGCGTGCCGGACGCTCCCGGACGGCGCCACCCCCCGTCGACCCGCAGGGACGGACGAACGCTCGCTCCGGCGCACGGAAACCTGCTCTCACTTCGACGAGGGGTGGGGTGTCACGACGACGGCTCCAGGTCACGCGGGGCGCGAGCCGGAGCCGTCGGAAGGGCCGGGCGGGGGACGTCGTCCCCCGCCCGGCCGTCACTGCTCAGCTGTGGCGGGTCCGCCGACGCGGGCGCTCGCCGCCCTCGCCGCCACCCTCGCCGCCGCCCTGGCCGCGCTCGCCGCGCTCCGGGCCCCGGCTGCCGCGCTCGCGGTCCCGGTCGCCCCGGTCACGCGGGCCCCGGTCGCCGCCCCGGCCGGCCGGACGCTCGCCACCCTCGGCCTCACCGGCGGCCGGCGCCTCGGCGCCCTCCGGCCGGATCTTGTCCAGGTAGATCTTG
This genomic interval from Micromonospora sp. CCTCC AA 2012012 contains the following:
- the dapB gene encoding 4-hydroxy-tetrahydrodipicolinate reductase translates to MTDEQEKSTVEPIRVGVLGARGRMGAEVCRAVDAAADMDLVAMVDQGDWLFNAADAGAEVVVDFTTPDVVMDNLQWCIDQGISAVVGTTGFTEQRLDQVRGWLERKPGVGVVIAPNFGIGAVLMMQFAARAARHFESVEIIEQHHPRKLDAPSGTATHTARLVAAARAEAGLGPTPDATKDEVAGARGAEIDGVRVHAVRATGLVAHQEVLFGTLGETLTIRHDSYDRVSFMPGVLLAVRAVRTRPGLTLGLDALLD
- a CDS encoding GNAT family N-acetyltransferase, which translates into the protein MIDSGLRDRAGRHVTLRPVDDDNWRAVADVAPRDDQRDWVAALAARYLLLSMRSEVWTSVAVYADDTVVGHVMWGVDDDGSRWLGGMVVDASEQGRGVGRAAVRTLTDWLAAQDGHQPIRLSYHPDNVSAATLYGSLGFTPTGATADDELVAELTLS
- a CDS encoding GNAT family N-acetyltransferase; the encoded protein is MALGYVRPARPEDAGEIARIQLATWRVAYRRILPRHVLDNLDEAFLARRWSAAVQEPPSAAHRVLVAVEQAEQSYLVGFVASGPADAEALAPGEPTDALADGVVAVTDLLVEPRWGRRGHGSRLLSAAVDQWRSDGLGRAVAWVFDGDEATRKFLTSTGWEPDGAARALDVDDLLVPQLRLHVAVPAEETGTP
- a CDS encoding M16 family metallopeptidase, with the translated sequence MAPSGSVRHAAASEPARGGAPARAVTRTLSDDPLGGTVRRTVLPSGLRVLTEAIPAMRSVSFGIWVAVGSRDETGPQAGAAHFLEHLLFKGTKKRSALDISAEIEAVGGETNAFTTKEYTCYYARVLDEDLPLAIDVMCDAVADSVLEPADVETERGVILEEIAMHDDEPGDEVHDLFARAVYGDHPLGRLISGTEETVTPMSRRQIQSFYRRRYTPPQIVIAAAGNLDHTAVVKLVRQALRGTPLDTDPAAPAPHRAATPAVRTKPAATVVEPKETEQAHVILGCPGIDRTDERRFALGVLNNVLGGGMSSRLFQEIRERRGLAYSVYSYASQYADSGLFAVYAGCAPGKVDEVLELTRAELARVAAEGITEAELARGKGMSKGSFVLGLEDTGSRMSRLAKGELLYGDLMPVDELLRRVDAVTLDDVNTLAAELLSRPMSLAVVGPFDSGAFSVSR
- a CDS encoding glycosyltransferase 87 family protein: MAQGARRTFGQVVIVLVLAAATAAFLSVAAVRHGFFDLKVYYGALTWWTHDGGEIYDFLKPGTQYGFTYPPFAALVMLPMAYLPWAAAITVSVAATVVVSVVLLRWLVDPVARRVGWTRWFALAVALCLAAAFEPMRETVNFGQVNMLLLFLVAVDLLRLLPAGNRWAGVGIGLATAIKLTPGVFIVYLLVTRRFRAAFTAMGAAAGASLLAAALFPDASREFWTAALWNTDRVGELAFVSNQSLRGVVARLHPEHPSTLAWLVLVLLTLAVWAWRSRAAVAVGDEATGLALTGAMMCLVSPVTWVHHLVWLIPGLILLVDNGMAAPAGSRRRRVLLGAAIVGYAFLISRIVWAWEKDFTGVDGFLGSNTYVWISLALLLGLPIRRWATPEAAGPGRAPEPTGAAGQPGPAGSAVEAGGVAQLDESERVPPAVQRHPVDGLHAVG
- a CDS encoding GNAT family N-acetyltransferase; its protein translation is MLTIRRGEPDDAEAIARVHIRSWQSGYAGIIPDEVLARLNPAAWAQRRRDVGTADPEHPFTTLVTEVDGVITGFATFGPYRNDQDRADLDLSYGEIVTMYVEPARWGTGHGRALLAAARAGLAGRGWTEYRLWVLADNVRARHFYERAGLSTDGVESVYRVPLHGGRDPLGLVELRYTARLDG